One genomic segment of Virgibacillus doumboii includes these proteins:
- a CDS encoding Fur family transcriptional regulator, which yields MELNEAIKEIKKQGYKTTTKRRDILRFFSEADGYRTAKDLLNYLEPAYKGISFDTVYRNLHLFDEIGVLETTELNGERHFRISCTHHHHHHFICKDCGKTKEIEVCPMDEVRQSLGNYAIEGHKFEIYGLCPVCQEA from the coding sequence ATGGAACTGAATGAAGCCATCAAAGAAATAAAAAAACAAGGTTATAAAACTACCACAAAGCGAAGAGATATATTGCGTTTCTTTTCCGAAGCTGACGGCTACCGGACAGCAAAAGACCTGCTTAACTATTTGGAGCCAGCATATAAAGGCATCAGTTTTGATACGGTATATCGCAATCTGCACTTATTTGATGAAATTGGCGTACTGGAAACAACCGAGTTAAATGGTGAAAGGCACTTTCGGATCAGCTGCACACATCATCATCACCATCATTTTATTTGCAAAGATTGCGGAAAAACCAAGGAAATCGAAGTCTGTCCAATGGATGAAGTGCGGCAATCCCTAGGCAACTATGCAATCGAAGGACATAAATTTGAGATATACGGATTGTGTCCGGTATGTCAGGAAGCATAG
- a CDS encoding DMT family transporter, which yields MNKSWNILFLAGLFEIGWVVGLKHADSVWTWSLTAVAIYLSMHLLILATQNLPVGTSYAVFAGIGTTGTVILEIVVFGEPFHLIKIILILILLSGVIGLKLVTDEQAGEWES from the coding sequence ATGAATAAAAGCTGGAATATATTATTTTTGGCAGGATTATTTGAAATTGGCTGGGTAGTTGGATTGAAGCATGCTGATAGTGTTTGGACATGGAGTCTGACCGCGGTTGCCATTTATCTTAGTATGCATCTGCTTATACTTGCTACCCAAAATCTTCCGGTAGGCACATCATACGCTGTATTTGCCGGAATCGGAACGACCGGGACCGTGATTCTGGAAATTGTGGTGTTTGGCGAGCCATTCCACCTGATTAAAATTATTCTTATTTTAATACTGTTAAGCGGTGTGATCGGGTTGAAACTGGTAACAGATGAACAGGCAGGTGAATGGGAATCATGA
- a CDS encoding hemolysin family protein: MIIAIIVLLFVSFFFSGSETALTATNKMKLKTKADKNDKKAEKLLDLVSKPSEFITTILIGNNIANILLPTLVTTLAIQYGFNVGLASAILTVTIIVFSEVIPKSVAAAFPNRISLAVSPVIRFFMVLFKPVTIVLNWLTDNITGALAKRDPNDNVSVSKEELRSMIDIADSEGTFNDAESHRIKGVLDFYNLDVKDVLKTPRVDIMALPSTASFEEVRDVAIQNPFTRYPVYNTSIDDIFAVFHSKYLISWSMEPEKPLQAFSYPDPLIVFEFQSIEWVFRKMTKEKKHMAIVLDEYGGTEGILTHEDAIEAMIGLEIEDEIDLEGEGIVEALSENEIICDGKITLHRLNSLFDTEIPEEEDVLAGYLLKEFNDFPEEGETIERNNLTFKILEMEGRMIRKVQINK, encoded by the coding sequence GTGATTATTGCAATTATTGTTTTATTGTTTGTTTCATTTTTCTTCTCAGGAAGTGAAACGGCGTTGACAGCCACCAATAAGATGAAGCTAAAGACAAAAGCTGATAAAAATGATAAAAAGGCAGAAAAACTCTTGGATCTGGTTTCCAAACCAAGTGAGTTTATAACAACTATTTTAATCGGAAACAATATAGCCAATATATTACTCCCGACGCTCGTGACAACGCTTGCGATTCAATATGGATTTAATGTTGGTCTTGCTTCTGCTATTTTAACGGTTACCATTATTGTTTTTTCCGAAGTCATTCCAAAATCAGTGGCGGCTGCCTTTCCCAATCGTATTTCATTAGCTGTTTCACCGGTAATACGTTTTTTCATGGTACTGTTTAAGCCAGTCACGATTGTGCTGAATTGGCTGACGGACAACATTACCGGGGCACTGGCAAAGAGGGACCCGAATGATAATGTGTCTGTGTCCAAAGAAGAATTACGCAGCATGATCGATATTGCCGACTCGGAAGGGACATTCAACGATGCGGAGTCTCATCGTATTAAAGGGGTACTTGACTTTTACAATTTGGATGTTAAAGATGTCCTGAAAACACCACGGGTCGATATTATGGCACTGCCATCCACCGCTTCTTTTGAGGAAGTAAGAGATGTTGCCATCCAAAATCCATTTACGAGGTATCCTGTGTATAATACGAGTATAGATGATATTTTTGCAGTCTTTCATTCAAAATATTTGATTTCCTGGTCCATGGAGCCTGAGAAACCGTTACAGGCATTCAGTTACCCGGATCCGCTAATTGTATTTGAGTTTCAGTCGATTGAATGGGTTTTCCGGAAAATGACGAAAGAGAAGAAGCATATGGCGATTGTGCTTGATGAATATGGTGGTACAGAAGGAATACTGACACATGAAGATGCCATTGAAGCAATGATTGGATTGGAAATTGAAGATGAAATAGACCTTGAAGGTGAGGGAATCGTTGAAGCACTTTCGGAGAATGAAATAATTTGTGATGGAAAAATCACCCTTCATCGACTTAATTCACTTTTTGATACCGAAATTCCCGAAGAAGAGGATGTACTTGCCGGTTATTTGCTGAAGGAATTTAATGATTTTCCTGAAGAGGGAGAAACCATTGAGCGAAACAATTTGACATTTAAAATACTGGAAATGGAAGGAAGAATGATTAGGAAAGTTCAGATTAATAAATAA
- a CDS encoding DMT family transporter, with protein MSWIYLVIAGFGEVLGVMGINKVNQEKSLFSFTWLIGGFLFSFLFLTLAMEGLPMGTAYAIWTGIGTAGSAIAGMIFYEESTDWRRMLFISMIIVAAAGLKLIS; from the coding sequence ATGAGTTGGATTTATTTAGTCATAGCCGGGTTTGGAGAAGTGTTAGGTGTTATGGGAATCAATAAAGTCAATCAGGAAAAAAGTCTTTTCTCATTCACGTGGCTGATCGGCGGATTTTTATTTAGTTTTCTGTTTTTGACCCTGGCAATGGAAGGTCTGCCAATGGGGACTGCTTATGCCATCTGGACTGGAATCGGCACGGCCGGGAGTGCGATTGCCGGTATGATTTTTTATGAAGAATCAACGGATTGGCGCCGCATGCTGTTTATCAGTATGATTATTGTGGCAGCTGCAGGATTAAAGCTGATCAGCTAG